In the Fusarium oxysporum f. sp. lycopersici 4287 chromosome 9, whole genome shotgun sequence genome, one interval contains:
- a CDS encoding hypothetical protein (At least one base has a quality score < 10), with protein sequence MRAAGEASTKKDATRLRLKCQQLIAQAEKLKAELTQTPSVLLRTSKLHSNLFPPWTKEPSDKEFQLLPGDEPFTDNATFTLSPRQTATFGGWKRPRDLHDHVEADDDIFMNSSSGCDLVQDLTTDCSVVASLCAAMKILTGRKSILSSILYPFDRAKGIPKVSASGKYVLKLYFNGCFRRVVIDERLPSSISDRTLYVVDRVNPQLIWPALLEKAYLKVRGGYDFPGSNSGTDLWVLTGWIPEQIFLQREDLEVDKLWRRIKNAHDSENVVVTLGTGRISAEEEDILGLIGEHDYAIMDVEMIGDSRRLLVKNPWCEGPVWKGGIPQPFDAESPTPYAARPQHKSPPSVAGSFWMTLEDVLQHFESMYLNWNPALFSHRQDHHFTWHMPPPELSSSLVRNPQYSLQSPAGGPVWILVSRHFVDEELEIARNRTDSMAAVSGQLGYMSILVFENDGHRVQVSDGDVYRGPYVDSPQTLARFDTSPGRRYTIVVDQHEFPLPDYTLTLSFLSQHQLAVKEAEDAMACTREIAGSWTRRTAGGSAACTTYATNPQYKLSLAQAGPLSVLLSTDMQDIHVHIDLVWSQGKRVQTLKARDLAGSSGEYRRGCAVVNIPQIDAGVYTVVCSTFDQGQLADFALRISSMANVEVQPVPADAAGRLRKTLSPFQLSDGEEVRRAQLSASWLTRMSVMARSVTSPGFDPSNRPSSTLMVRLSVAHGWDPERITIATSGDGEYEELKTIVRTPELDMEPARIQREGMWLVIESMGAPQVGECIEIEIHSDGPVNIGPWALV encoded by the exons ATGCGAGCTGCTGGAGAGGCTTCGACCAAAAAGGATGCCACTCGTTTGCGATTGAAATGTCAACAACTCATTGCtcaggctgagaagctcaaggctgagctCACTCAAACGCCCAGCGTCTTGTTACGAACCTCAAAACTTCACTCTAATCTCTTTCCCCCATGGACAAAAGAACCCTCGGATAAAGAATTCCAGCTTCTCCCTGGCGATGAGCCTTTCAC CGATAATGCAACCTTCACACTGTCACCGAGGCAGACCGCTACATTTGGTGGATGGAAGCGTCCAAGGGACCTACACGACCATGTCGAAGCAGACGACGACATTTTCATGAACTCAAGTAGCGGTTGTGACCTGGTTCAAGATCTGACCACGGATTGTTCTGTGGTCGCCAGTTTATGTGCCGCTATGAAGATCTTGACTGGTCGAAAGTCG ATTCTCTCGTCCATCTTGTATCCATTTGACAGAGCAAAGGGAATACCTAAAGTATCTGCTTCTGGCAAATATGTCTTGAAACTATACTTCAATGGGTGCTTCCGTCGGGTTGTGATCGATGAGCGGCTTCCATCTTCCATCAGTGACCGAACTCTCTACGTTGTTGACCGAGTCAACCCTCAACTGATTTGGCCTGCACTCCTAGAAAAGGCATATCTGAAAGTTAGAGGAGGCTATGACTTTCCGGGGAGTAACTCAGGCACAGACTTGTGGGTTCTTACTGGATGGATCCCGGAACAGATCTTTCTTCAAAG AGAAGATCTAGAAGTTGATAAGCTCTGGAGACGAATCAAGAATGCACACGACTCTGAGAACGTGGTGGTCACCTTGGGTACTGGTCGAATCTctgccgaagaagaggatatcctggGTCTTATTGGAGAGCACGACTATGCCATCATGGATGTTGAAATGATCGGTGACAGCCGGAGGCTTTTGGTCAAGAACCCTTGGTGTGAAGGACCGGTTTGGAAAGGAGGCATTCCTCAGCCCTTTGATGCCGAATCGCCAACCCCATATGCCGCCAGGCCTCAACACAAATCTCCCCCTTCAGTCGCTGGCTCTTTCTGGATGACCCTGGAAGATGTCCTTCAACACTTCGAGTCCATGTACCTAAACTGGAACCCTGCTCTATTTTCCCATCGTCAGGATCATCACTTTACCTGGCACATGCCTCCCCCGGAGTTGTCTTCGTCGTTGGTACGCAACCCACAGTACTCACTCCAGTCGCCAGCTGGCGGGCCAGTGTGGATTCTCGTGAGTAGACATTTTGTGGACGAAGAGTTGGAAATTGCTCGGAACAGGACCGACTCAATGGCAGCTGTCTCTGGACAACTTGGTTACATGAGCATTCTCGTCTTTGAAAACGACGGCCACAGGGTGCAAGTAAGCGATGGTGATGTCTATCGTGGACCTTATGTCGACTCTCCACAGACTCTCGCTCGTTTCGACACGAGCCCAGGGAGACGATATACCATCGTTGTCGATCAGCACGAGTTCCCGCTACCAGACTacaccctcactctctcaTTCCTCTCCCAACATCAACTTGCAGtcaaagaagctgaagacgCAATGGCTTGCACAAGGGAGATCGCTGGCTCGTGGACCAGGAGGACTGCAGGAGGCAGTGCAGCTTGCACGACCTACGCTACAAACCCCCAGTACAAGCTATCACTTGCTCAAGCAGGGCCTTTATCTGTCTTATTGTCAACAGATATGCAGGATATCCATGTGCATATCGATTTAGTCTGGTCCCAGGGCAAGCGGGTGCAGACACTCAAGGCTCGGGATCTTGCGGGCTCATCTGGGGAATATCGTCGAGGCTGTGCTGTGGTCAACATTCCACAAATTGATGCTGGAGTGTATACTGTGGTGTGTTCAACTTTCGATCAAGGCCAATTGGCAGACTTTGCCCTCCGCATTTCATCCATGGCGAACGTGGAAGTACAACCCGTACCCGCCGATGCTGCTGGGAGACTCCGCAAGACACTGAGCCCTTTCCAGCTCTCAGACGGTGAAGAAGTCAGGCGTGCACAATTATCGGCGTCTTGGTTAACTCGAATGAGTGTCATGGCGCGCAGCGTCACGAGCCCGGGCTTCGATCCTAGTAACCGGCCCTCATCCACTCTGATGGTACGACTTTCCGTGGCTCATGGATGGGATCCTGAGCGAATCACGATCGCAACTTCAGGCGACGGCGAATACGAAGAACTCAAAACAATCGTGCGAACCCCTGAGCTTGACATGGAGCCAGCCAGGATACAGCGGGAGGGCATGTGGTTAGTGATTGAGAGTATGGGCGCACCTCAGGTAGGAGAGTGTATTGAGATAGAGATTCACAGTGATGGACCTGTTAATATAGGGCCGTGGGCGCTCGTCTAG
- a CDS encoding hypothetical protein (At least one base has a quality score < 10): MNSSSGCDLVQDLTTDCSVVASLCAAMKILTGRKSILSSILYPFDRAKGIPKVSASGKYVLKLYFNGCFRRVVIDERLPSSISDRTLYVVDRVNPQLIWPALLEKAYLKVRGGYDFPGSNSGTDLWVLTGWIPEQIFLQREDLEVDKLWRRIKNAHDSENVVVTLGTGRISAEEEDILGLIGEHDYAIMDVEMIGDSRRLLVKNPWCEGPVWKGGIPQPFDAESPTPYAARPQHKSPPSVAGSFWMTLEDVLQHFESMYLNWNPALFSHRQDHHFTWHMPPPELSSSLVRNPQYSLQSPAGGPVWILVSRHFVDEELEIARNRTDSMAAVSGQLGYMSILVFENDGHRVQVSDGDVYRGPYVDSPQTLARFDTSPGRRYTIVVDQHEFPLPDYTLTLSFLSQHQLAVKEAEDAMACTREIAGSWTRRTAGGSAACTTYATNPQYKLSLAQAGPLSVLLSTDMQDIHVHIDLVWSQGKRVQTLKARDLAGSSGEYRRGCAVVNIPQIDAGVYTVVCSTFDQGQLADFALRISSMANVEVQPVPADAAGRLRKTLSPFQLSDGEEVRRAQLSASWLTRMSVMARSVTSPGFDPSNRPSSTLMVRLSVAHGWDPERITIATSGDGEYEELKTIVRTPELDMEPARIQREGMWLVIESMGAPQVGECIEIEIHSDGPVNIGPWALV; this comes from the exons ATGAACTCAAGTAGCGGTTGTGACCTGGTTCAAGATCTGACCACGGATTGTTCTGTGGTCGCCAGTTTATGTGCCGCTATGAAGATCTTGACTGGTCGAAAGTCG ATTCTCTCGTCCATCTTGTATCCATTTGACAGAGCAAAGGGAATACCTAAAGTATCTGCTTCTGGCAAATATGTCTTGAAACTATACTTCAATGGGTGCTTCCGTCGGGTTGTGATCGATGAGCGGCTTCCATCTTCCATCAGTGACCGAACTCTCTACGTTGTTGACCGAGTCAACCCTCAACTGATTTGGCCTGCACTCCTAGAAAAGGCATATCTGAAAGTTAGAGGAGGCTATGACTTTCCGGGGAGTAACTCAGGCACAGACTTGTGGGTTCTTACTGGATGGATCCCGGAACAGATCTTTCTTCAAAG AGAAGATCTAGAAGTTGATAAGCTCTGGAGACGAATCAAGAATGCACACGACTCTGAGAACGTGGTGGTCACCTTGGGTACTGGTCGAATCTctgccgaagaagaggatatcctggGTCTTATTGGAGAGCACGACTATGCCATCATGGATGTTGAAATGATCGGTGACAGCCGGAGGCTTTTGGTCAAGAACCCTTGGTGTGAAGGACCGGTTTGGAAAGGAGGCATTCCTCAGCCCTTTGATGCCGAATCGCCAACCCCATATGCCGCCAGGCCTCAACACAAATCTCCCCCTTCAGTCGCTGGCTCTTTCTGGATGACCCTGGAAGATGTCCTTCAACACTTCGAGTCCATGTACCTAAACTGGAACCCTGCTCTATTTTCCCATCGTCAGGATCATCACTTTACCTGGCACATGCCTCCCCCGGAGTTGTCTTCGTCGTTGGTACGCAACCCACAGTACTCACTCCAGTCGCCAGCTGGCGGGCCAGTGTGGATTCTCGTGAGTAGACATTTTGTGGACGAAGAGTTGGAAATTGCTCGGAACAGGACCGACTCAATGGCAGCTGTCTCTGGACAACTTGGTTACATGAGCATTCTCGTCTTTGAAAACGACGGCCACAGGGTGCAAGTAAGCGATGGTGATGTCTATCGTGGACCTTATGTCGACTCTCCACAGACTCTCGCTCGTTTCGACACGAGCCCAGGGAGACGATATACCATCGTTGTCGATCAGCACGAGTTCCCGCTACCAGACTacaccctcactctctcaTTCCTCTCCCAACATCAACTTGCAGtcaaagaagctgaagacgCAATGGCTTGCACAAGGGAGATCGCTGGCTCGTGGACCAGGAGGACTGCAGGAGGCAGTGCAGCTTGCACGACCTACGCTACAAACCCCCAGTACAAGCTATCACTTGCTCAAGCAGGGCCTTTATCTGTCTTATTGTCAACAGATATGCAGGATATCCATGTGCATATCGATTTAGTCTGGTCCCAGGGCAAGCGGGTGCAGACACTCAAGGCTCGGGATCTTGCGGGCTCATCTGGGGAATATCGTCGAGGCTGTGCTGTGGTCAACATTCCACAAATTGATGCTGGAGTGTATACTGTGGTGTGTTCAACTTTCGATCAAGGCCAATTGGCAGACTTTGCCCTCCGCATTTCATCCATGGCGAACGTGGAAGTACAACCCGTACCCGCCGATGCTGCTGGGAGACTCCGCAAGACACTGAGCCCTTTCCAGCTCTCAGACGGTGAAGAAGTCAGGCGTGCACAATTATCGGCGTCTTGGTTAACTCGAATGAGTGTCATGGCGCGCAGCGTCACGAGCCCGGGCTTCGATCCTAGTAACCGGCCCTCATCCACTCTGATGGTACGACTTTCCGTGGCTCATGGATGGGATCCTGAGCGAATCACGATCGCAACTTCAGGCGACGGCGAATACGAAGAACTCAAAACAATCGTGCGAACCCCTGAGCTTGACATGGAGCCAGCCAGGATACAGCGGGAGGGCATGTGGTTAGTGATTGAGAGTATGGGCGCACCTCAGGTAGGAGAGTGTATTGAGATAGAGATTCACAGTGATGGACCTGTTAATATAGGGCCGTGGGCGCTCGTCTAG
- a CDS encoding protein VTS1 (At least one base has a quality score < 10) yields the protein MLNMSGNHVIGNRNSTPEANSTSTLRPPSSRAVGSGHSLRASADMASLTGPSPSSRIRPSSDFYGQAQQNLGPNNAESDSQDKIAQQWIADIDQYETTLEEMAAATLDQDFKDELSAIEQWFRVLSEAERTAALYALLQQTTQVQIRFFIQVLQQMGKNHPMSGVLSPASFDKDPMSNRLSDAMNKLNVDSARNSMARNSVIAPSNKRHSGLDPSTISAMFPDAAAAIATEKAKFTQQTGNPPSSNRNSAALDHRSSMVAPSISAPQDSRDAGPASSSPWNSGGNADSGKAPSVQAPMGQFVQPTPSGGLRSPRPQLSSNNTIQQTTLTAPDKNPGDLPLLSPYNAGSGNWASMVNTPMTGTFNTANTGGNQADMVANATAMKLAALSTVNNRFALDDVRKYRRTRSNDGTPGQNPVSAGPQPGINLPNTNVVMINEHGQVLSREQLMALQAQQNLGLGGQRSRPSSPGIAMQPGVPHMAPFTSPQNNGFLSAYDVSSPLITGGMQPVNLGGLGMPGHEGYLSDHSDMVRGRSPRGRRGSSKPPEDPTDPTLLQDIPSWLRSLRLHKYTDNLKDMKWTDLIELDDKALEERGVNALGARRKMLKVFEQVKEAKADGKLG from the exons ATGCTCAACATGTCTGGAAACCACGTCATCGGAAACAGAAACAGCACGCCCGAGGCCAACAGCACCTCGACCTTGCGGCCACCGTCTTCTCGAGCCGTTGGTTCTGGTCATTCACTTCGCGCCTCGGCCGACATGGCGTCCCTAACTGGCCCTTCCCCCTCCAGCCGCATTCGACCTTCCTCCGATTTCTATGGGCAGGCTCAGCAGAACCTTGGCCCCAACAACGCCGAATCGGACTCTCAGGACAAGATTGCCCAGCAGTGGATTGCCGACATTGATCAGTACGAAACGACGCTGGAAGAGATGGCTGCTGCTACTCTGGACCAGGACTTCAAGGACGAGCTCAGTGCCATCGAGCAATGGTTCCGTGTCTTGAGCGAGGCTGAACGCACCGCCGCTTTGTATGCCCTCTTGCAGCAGACAACTCAGGTTCAGATTCGCTTTTTCATCCAGGTGCTCCAGCAAATGGGAAAGAATCATCCCATGTCAGGGGTTTTGTCCCCTGCCAGCTTCGACAAAG ACCCTATGTCGAACCGTCTCAGTGATGCAatgaacaagctcaatgtCGACTCTGCCCGTAATTCCATGGCCCGTAACTCGGTTATCGCCCCATCCAATAAGCGACATTCAGGACTCGACCCCTCTACCATCAGCGCCATGTTCCCCGATGCTGCGGCAGCCATTGCCACAGAGAAGGCCAAGTTCACTCAGCAGACTGGAAACCCGCCCTCCTCGAATCGCAACAGTGCCGCTTTGGATCATCGTTCGTCCATGGTTGCTCCGTCTATCAGTGCGCCCCAGGATAGCCGTGATGCTGGACCTGCTAGTTCTTCGCCTTGGAATAGTGGCGGGAACGCAGACTCTGGTAAGGCACCCTCTGTTCAGGCCCCTATGGGCCAGTTTGTGCAGCCGACACCGTCTGGTGGACTTCGCTCTCCGCGTCCGCAATTGTCAAGCAACAATACGATCCAACAAACGACTCTGACTGCCCCGGATAAGAATCCTGGGGACTTGCCTTTGCTTTCACCGTACAATGCTGGCAGCGGCAACTGGGCGTCAATGGTCAACACTCCTATGACCGGCACCTTCAACACAGCCAACACCGGAGGTAACCAGGCCGATATGGTTGCCAACGCCACTGCCATGAAACTCGCAGCTTTGTCGACAGTCAACAACCGATTCGCGTTGGACGACGTGCGCAAGTACCGCCGAACTAGGTCCAATGACGGCACGCCAGGACAGAATCCTGTCTCCGCTGGTCCACAGCCTGGAATCAACCTCCCAAACACGAATGTTGTCATGATCAATGAGCATGGTCAAGTCCTCAGTAGAGAACAGCTCATGGCTCTTCAGGCGCAGCAAAACCTTGGTTTGGGTGGCCAGCGCTCTCGTCCCAGCTCTCCTGGAATTGCCATGCAACCTGGAGTGCCTCATATGGCACCATTCACTTCACCGCAGAACAATGGATTCCTTAGTGCGTACGATGTGTCCTCGCCATTGATTACTGGCGGTATGCAACCGGTCAACTTGGGAGGCCTTGGGATGCCTGGTCACGAGGGCTACTTATCTGATCATTCGGACATGGTTCGTGGACGATCTCCTCGTGGGAGACGAGGCAGCTCCAAGCCTCCCGAGGACCCTACCGACCCAACCCTTCTGCAGGATATCCCCAGCTGGCTCCGCAGTCTTCGCCTTCACAAGTACACCGATAATCTCAAGGATATGAAGTGGACAGACCTTATCGAGTTGGACGACAAAGCCCTGGAAGAGCGTGGTGTCAACGCGCTCGGTGCACGCCGAAAGATGCTCAAGGTTTTTGAACAGGTTAAGG AAGCCAAGGCCGATGGAAAACTGGGCTAG
- a CDS encoding hypothetical protein (At least one base has a quality score < 10) yields the protein MEKRAQATESLIQTSSGQAALDYAVQAAELYMRAAGEASTKKDATRLRLKCQQLIAQAEKLKAELTQTPSVLLRTSKLHSNLFPPWTKEPSDKEFQLLPGDEPFTDNATFTLSPRQTATFGGWKRPRDLHDHVEADDDIFMNSSSGCDLVQDLTTDCSVVASLCAAMKILTGRKSILSSILYPFDRAKGIPKVSASGKYVLKLYFNGCFRRVVIDERLPSSISDRTLYVVDRVNPQLIWPALLEKAYLKVRGGYDFPGSNSGTDLWVLTGWIPEQIFLQREDLEVDKLWRRIKNAHDSENVVVTLGTGRISAEEEDILGLIGEHDYAIMDVEMIGDSRRLLVKNPWCEGPVWKGGIPQPFDAESPTPYAARPQHKSPPSVAGSFWMTLEDVLQHFESMYLNWNPALFSHRQDHHFTWHMPPPELSSSLVRNPQYSLQSPAGGPVWILVSRHFVDEELEIARNRTDSMAAVSGQLGYMSILVFENDGHRVQVSDGDVYRGPYVDSPQTLARFDTSPGRRYTIVVDQHEFPLPDYTLTLSFLSQHQLAVKEAEDAMACTREIAGSWTRRTAGGSAACTTYATNPQYKLSLAQAGPLSVLLSTDMQDIHVHIDLVWSQGKRVQTLKARDLAGSSGEYRRGCAVVNIPQIDAGVYTVVCSTFDQGQLADFALRISSMANVEVQPVPADAAGRLRKTLSPFQLSDGEEVRRAQLSASWLTRMSVMARSVTSPGFDPSNRPSSTLMVRLSVAHGWDPERITIATSGDGEYEELKTIVRTPELDMEPARIQREGMWLVIESMGAPQVGECIEIEIHSDGPVNIGPWALV from the exons ATGGAGAAGAGAGCTCAG GCCACTGAGTCTCTCATCCAAACATCGAGTGGCCAGGCGGCCCTCGATTATGCTGTTCAGGCTGCAGAGCTGTACATGCGAGCTGCTGGAGAGGCTTCGACCAAAAAGGATGCCACTCGTTTGCGATTGAAATGTCAACAACTCATTGCtcaggctgagaagctcaaggctgagctCACTCAAACGCCCAGCGTCTTGTTACGAACCTCAAAACTTCACTCTAATCTCTTTCCCCCATGGACAAAAGAACCCTCGGATAAAGAATTCCAGCTTCTCCCTGGCGATGAGCCTTTCAC CGATAATGCAACCTTCACACTGTCACCGAGGCAGACCGCTACATTTGGTGGATGGAAGCGTCCAAGGGACCTACACGACCATGTCGAAGCAGACGACGACATTTTCATGAACTCAAGTAGCGGTTGTGACCTGGTTCAAGATCTGACCACGGATTGTTCTGTGGTCGCCAGTTTATGTGCCGCTATGAAGATCTTGACTGGTCGAAAGTCG ATTCTCTCGTCCATCTTGTATCCATTTGACAGAGCAAAGGGAATACCTAAAGTATCTGCTTCTGGCAAATATGTCTTGAAACTATACTTCAATGGGTGCTTCCGTCGGGTTGTGATCGATGAGCGGCTTCCATCTTCCATCAGTGACCGAACTCTCTACGTTGTTGACCGAGTCAACCCTCAACTGATTTGGCCTGCACTCCTAGAAAAGGCATATCTGAAAGTTAGAGGAGGCTATGACTTTCCGGGGAGTAACTCAGGCACAGACTTGTGGGTTCTTACTGGATGGATCCCGGAACAGATCTTTCTTCAAAG AGAAGATCTAGAAGTTGATAAGCTCTGGAGACGAATCAAGAATGCACACGACTCTGAGAACGTGGTGGTCACCTTGGGTACTGGTCGAATCTctgccgaagaagaggatatcctggGTCTTATTGGAGAGCACGACTATGCCATCATGGATGTTGAAATGATCGGTGACAGCCGGAGGCTTTTGGTCAAGAACCCTTGGTGTGAAGGACCGGTTTGGAAAGGAGGCATTCCTCAGCCCTTTGATGCCGAATCGCCAACCCCATATGCCGCCAGGCCTCAACACAAATCTCCCCCTTCAGTCGCTGGCTCTTTCTGGATGACCCTGGAAGATGTCCTTCAACACTTCGAGTCCATGTACCTAAACTGGAACCCTGCTCTATTTTCCCATCGTCAGGATCATCACTTTACCTGGCACATGCCTCCCCCGGAGTTGTCTTCGTCGTTGGTACGCAACCCACAGTACTCACTCCAGTCGCCAGCTGGCGGGCCAGTGTGGATTCTCGTGAGTAGACATTTTGTGGACGAAGAGTTGGAAATTGCTCGGAACAGGACCGACTCAATGGCAGCTGTCTCTGGACAACTTGGTTACATGAGCATTCTCGTCTTTGAAAACGACGGCCACAGGGTGCAAGTAAGCGATGGTGATGTCTATCGTGGACCTTATGTCGACTCTCCACAGACTCTCGCTCGTTTCGACACGAGCCCAGGGAGACGATATACCATCGTTGTCGATCAGCACGAGTTCCCGCTACCAGACTacaccctcactctctcaTTCCTCTCCCAACATCAACTTGCAGtcaaagaagctgaagacgCAATGGCTTGCACAAGGGAGATCGCTGGCTCGTGGACCAGGAGGACTGCAGGAGGCAGTGCAGCTTGCACGACCTACGCTACAAACCCCCAGTACAAGCTATCACTTGCTCAAGCAGGGCCTTTATCTGTCTTATTGTCAACAGATATGCAGGATATCCATGTGCATATCGATTTAGTCTGGTCCCAGGGCAAGCGGGTGCAGACACTCAAGGCTCGGGATCTTGCGGGCTCATCTGGGGAATATCGTCGAGGCTGTGCTGTGGTCAACATTCCACAAATTGATGCTGGAGTGTATACTGTGGTGTGTTCAACTTTCGATCAAGGCCAATTGGCAGACTTTGCCCTCCGCATTTCATCCATGGCGAACGTGGAAGTACAACCCGTACCCGCCGATGCTGCTGGGAGACTCCGCAAGACACTGAGCCCTTTCCAGCTCTCAGACGGTGAAGAAGTCAGGCGTGCACAATTATCGGCGTCTTGGTTAACTCGAATGAGTGTCATGGCGCGCAGCGTCACGAGCCCGGGCTTCGATCCTAGTAACCGGCCCTCATCCACTCTGATGGTACGACTTTCCGTGGCTCATGGATGGGATCCTGAGCGAATCACGATCGCAACTTCAGGCGACGGCGAATACGAAGAACTCAAAACAATCGTGCGAACCCCTGAGCTTGACATGGAGCCAGCCAGGATACAGCGGGAGGGCATGTGGTTAGTGATTGAGAGTATGGGCGCACCTCAGGTAGGAGAGTGTATTGAGATAGAGATTCACAGTGATGGACCTGTTAATATAGGGCCGTGGGCGCTCGTCTAG
- a CDS encoding hypothetical protein (At least one base has a quality score < 10), with product MAAQSKPEISPWGRAVAGATGAVLANALVYPLDIVKTRLQVQVKPDPSKGPSSSDEPHYTSTWDAISRIVADDGIKGLYAGMNGSLIGVASTNFAYFYWYTIVRTLYFKSRKTDVHPSTVVELALGAVAGAIAQVFTIPVAVVTTRQQTASKSDRKGLIDTAREVIDGPDGVSGLWRGLKASLVLVVNPAITYGAYERLKDVLYPGKTNLRPAEAFLLGAMSKALATLATQPLIVAKVGLQSKPPPARNGKPFTSFVEVMKFIIGHEGVLGLFKGIGPQILKGLIVQGILMTTKERVELMFVLLIRYIKSIRLQKLSKTAEKTAAAAAAHSVAAKPVTTA from the exons ATGGCTGCGCAATCAAAGCCTGAGATCTCCCCCTGGGGCCGCGCTGTCGCTGGAGCTACGGGTGCTGTTCTTGCGAACGCGCTGGTCTACCCCCTTGATAT TGTCAAGACTCGTCTTCAAGTTCAAGTCAAGCCCGATCCTTCCAAAGGCCCTTCCTCGTCCGACGAACCACACTACACCTCGACATGGGATGCCATCTCGCGTATTGTCGCCGATGATGGAATCAAGGGCCTCTATGCTGGCATGAATGGCTCTCTGATTGGTGTCGCCTCAACCAACTTTGCCTACTTCTACTGGTACACCATTGTCAGGACCCTATATTTCAAGTCTCGCAAGACAGACGTGCACCCGTCTACCGTGGTCGAACTCGCTTTGGGTGCTGTCGCCGGAGCCATTGCCCAGGTCTTTACCATtcctgttgctgttgttACCACGCGCCAGCAGACGGCAAGCAAAAGCGACCGCAAAGGTCTCATAGACACCGCTCGTGAGGTCATTGATGGCCCAGATGGTGTTTCAGGTCTCTGGCGCGGTCTGAAGGCCAGTCTCGTCCTTGTTGTCAACCCTGCCATCACTTATGGCGCATACGAGCGACTAAAGGACGTCCTCTACCCTGGCAAGACCAACCTGAGACCAGCCGAAGCATTCT TACTGGGTGCCATGTCTAAGGCGCTCGCAACCCTCGCTACTCAACCCCTTATCGTGGCCAAAGTTGGTCTCCAGTCCAAGCCTCCACCGGCCCGAAATGGCAAGCCCTTCACCAGTTTTGTTGAGGTGATGAAGTTCATCATTGGGCACGAAGGTGTACTGGGTCTTTTCAAGGGTATTGGACCACAGATCTTGAAGGGGCTCATCGTCCAAGGCATCCTTATGACCACAAAGGAGAG GGTTGAGCTCATGTTCGTCCTTTTGATCCGATATATCAAGTCTATCCGCCTTCAGAAACTCAGCAAGACAGCTGAGAAGACAGCAGCTGCAGCCGCCGCACACAGCGTTGCGGCCAAACCCGTCACAACAGCATAG
- a CDS encoding 60S ribosomal protein L29 encodes MAKSKNSSQHNQSRKAHRNGIKKPKTSRYPSLKGTDPKFRRNHRHALHGNMKALKEAKEGKRETV; translated from the exons ATGGCGA AGTCAAAGAACAGCTCCCAGCACAACCAGTCGCGCAAGGCGCACAGGAACGG tatcaagaagcccaagacttCTCGTTATCCCTCTCTCAAGGGTACCGACCCCAAGTTCCGACGAAACCACCGACATGCTCTTCACGGCAACATGAAGGCCCTG AAGGAGGCTAAGGAGGGCAAGCGCGAGACTGTCTAA